One region of Bombus affinis isolate iyBomAffi1 chromosome 5, iyBomAffi1.2, whole genome shotgun sequence genomic DNA includes:
- the LOC126916254 gene encoding calcyclin-binding protein: MSTKADELKLDIEEFNSLLQKANRQKSKDVLSLEIRKLQTELARLIEENQISQTKPAVAVSNSSQKCYEVKLNNYGWDQTNTTVKLYVTLKDVHQLAKEAVTCNFTEKSFDLHILGLNNKNYSLTINNLCEDIDTDKSSVRTKADMVIVSLIKKVAKHWSHVTSVEKRIKESKTSSAPDISEDSDPGTSLMNLMKKMYQEGDDEIKKTIAKAWTETQEKKAVGLSDYS, from the exons ATGTCGACAAAGGCTGACGAG TTAAAATTGGACATTGAAGAATTTAACAGTTTACTTCAAAAAGCTAATCGTCAAAAAAGCAAAGATGTTCTCAGTCTTGAAATTAGGAAATTGCAAACAGAGTTAGCAAGATTGATAGAAGAAAATCAAATATCTCAGACAAAGCCTGCTGTTGCAGTGTCTAACTCTTCTCAAAAGTGTTATGAAGTTAAACTTAATAACTATGGTTGGGATCAAACAAATACGACAGTAaaattatacgtcacattgaaAGATGTGCATCAGTTGGCTAAAGAAGCTGTGACTTGTAACTTTACTGAGAAATCTTTTGATCTCCATATTCTTggattgaacaataaaaattatagtttaACTATTAATAATTTATGCGAAGATATTGATACAGATAAGAGTAGTGTTAGAACCAAGGCTGATATGGTGATAGTATCCCTTATCAAAAAGGTTGCGAAACATTGGTCACATGTAACAAGTGTAGAAAAAAGGATCAAGGAATCAAAGACATCTTCAGCTCCGGATATAAGTGAAGATAGTGACCCCGGTACTAGTTTGATGAATTTAATGAAGAAGATGTATCAAGAAGGAGATGACGAAATAAAAAAGACAATAGCCAAAGCATGGACAGAAACTCAAGAGAAAAAAGCAGTCGGATTGTCAGACTATTCTTAA
- the LOC126916253 gene encoding 1-acyl-sn-glycerol-3-phosphate acyltransferase alpha translates to MAPSCFEVILVGLFLLIPVLYEVSRTFRYYLKFFLYYGIAMLNSLILLPIVVFRPKNVKNYLLGSAVFSICAHLIGLRWELRGTEHLEKERACIIVSNHQSSLDVLGMYQVWPIMQKCTVIAKKQIFYAWPFGLVAWLCGLIFIDKMQSDKARSILNSAAVYLKEDKIKLWIFPEGTRRNTGQIHSFKKGAFHVAINAQLPILPVVFSSYYFLSSKEKRFDAGRVIITTLPPISTEGLTSADVEDLIEKTRNAMMEVFHATSHEVQSNISS, encoded by the exons ATGGCACCTTCGTGTTTCGAGGTGATCCTAGTCGGTCTCTTTCTTCTGATACCTGTATTATATGAAGTGAGCAGGACCTTTCGTTATTATCTGAAGTTTTTTCTCTATTATGGAATTGCAATGCTGAATTCATTAATCCTCCTCCCGATTGTGGTCTTTCGACCGAAGAACGTGAAAAACTATTT atTAGGATCGGCTGTGTTTTCTATTTGTGCTCACCTTATCGGACTACGTTGGGAATTAAGGGGGACAGAACATTTAGAAAAAGAAAGGGCATGTATAATAGTATCAAATCATCAAAGTTCTTTAGATGTACTGGGAATGTACCAAGTATGGCCAATAATGCAAAAGTGCACAGTTATAGCAAAAAAACAGATTTTTTATGCATGGCCATTTGGTTTAGTTGCTTGGCTTTGTGGATTGATATTTATAGATAAAATGCAGTCAGATAAAGCCCGTTCAATTTTGAACAGTGCCGCAGTCTATCTCAAGGAAGACAAG ATTAAGTTATGGATATTTCCTGAGGGCACTAGGCGTAACACTGGACAAATTCATTCATTTAAAAAAGGTGCCTTTCATGTTGCAATCAATGCTCAGTTACCTATATTACCAGttgtattttcttcttattatttTCTATCTTCTAAAGAAAAAAGATTCGATGCCG GTCGAGTTATTATAACAACATTACCACCAATATCTACAGAAGGATTAACTTCAGCTGATGTTGAAGATTTAATAGAAAAGACACGAAATGCAATGATGGAAGTTTTTCATGCCACTAGTCATGAAGTGCAATCAAATATTTCTTCCTAG
- the LOC126916257 gene encoding uncharacterized protein LOC126916257, whose translation MDHFHSVDASHSEKNSECTKTVHKRRSSVFQSRTITFNEYEGTRCVEDGKTVDAEDAIKCVSKISPEKPIDLEEYIINLRNERKEWIETLKQRKVQRRNLAKQKLYSENRGQLLDLNVLAEYEKAFVTARPNYQHIYRNYKKLSDIVAKTSVLYNLTYKLNQRFVRQMERRLCKVNDKVIEILGS comes from the exons ATGGATCATTTTCATTCAGTGGATGCATCGCATTCAGAGAAGAACTCAGAATGTACGAAAACTGTTCATAAACGGCGATCTTCTGTTTTTCAAAGTCGTACAATTACATTTAACGAATATGAAG GTACACGGTGTGTAGAAGATGGAAAAACTGTTGATGCTGAAGATGCGATAAAATGCGTATCTAAAATATCGCCAGAAAAACCTATAGATTTAGaagaatatataattaatttaagaaatgaaagaaaagaatgGATAGAGACATTAAAGCAAAGGAAAGTACAACGAAGAAATCTTGCAAAGCAAAAATTATATTCAGAGAATCGAGGACAACTTTTAGATTTGAATGTTTTAGCAGAATATGAGAAAGCCTTTGTTACAGCCCGGCCAAATTATCAACATATTTACAGAAATTATAAAAAGCTGTCAGATATAGTTGCAAAGACATCAGTATTGTATAATCTAACTTACAAATTAAATCAAAGATTTGTTCGGCAAATGGAAAGAAGATTGTGTAAAGTTAATGATAAAGTTATTGAGATATTAGGCTCATGA
- the LOC126916249 gene encoding target of rapamycin complex 2 subunit MAPKAP1 encodes MAFYDNEHWLLSHIRDSFLSTDNTGQCEMVMLGEDIPKQLRSNGMLQCYPGMEESDDEDLDALAESYDVQMDMEYSHRERTNTAQRLEKMDLEREKAAKVSVKWRNDSVIPVTQQTELFQRKDFRKKTGQTKRYSLLSEQLEKCPNVPQNPFIEYAKFDGSAQVDIPIRKYRIFMCMLPKNQRTYPIHILVLATAKVLEFIGLICYKYANEHPDHPLKDDITRYGLYFTEDDGEVDWDLPCLDPRETISKFEFTTLGLAEMKPSDRARHNMFNWVELTNEEDFLEGQNEEEEVAEDLAKMEGHTTAMEAPLYQSYRVYIINKVRTKTEIYLGISGEKIEINPIITGKGAGRFWNRQRAVSYQIDNIAWCEVTETKGTKTIFTLVYTPHSSTSENILVPSGQLHSLHQSASFKNHEFEADSMTAEEIVRKINHILELHNSISRKEYLSQKERKAARRKSFHLHR; translated from the exons ATGGCGTTCTACGATAACGAACATTGGCTTCTATCGCATATTAGAGATAGTTTTTTATCAACCGACAACACAG GTCAATGTGAAATGGTGATGCTTGGAGAAGATATACCTAAACAACTAAGATCTAATGGAATGTTACAATGTTATCCTGGCATGGAAGAAAGCGACGATGAAGATCTAGATGCTCTCGCAGAATCCTATGACGTACAAATgg aTATGGAATACAGTCACAGAGAACGCACTAATACCGCGCAAAgattagagaaaatggatcttGAAAGGGAAAAGGCTGCTAAAGTCAGTGTAAAGTGGAGAAATGATTCTGTTATACCTGTTACTCAACAAACGGAATTATTTCAAAGGAAGGATTTTCGTAAAAAGACTGGCCAAACCAAAAGATATTCTCTCTTGTCTGAACAACTTGAAAAGTGCCCAAATGTACCACAAAATCCATTTATAGAATACGCCAAGTTCGACGGCAGC GCACAAGTAGATATTCCTATAAGAAAGTATAGGATATTTATGTGTATGTTACCTAAAAACCAAAGAACGTATCCCATTCATATACTTGTACTTGCTACGGCAAAAGTGCTAGAATTCATTGGATtaatttgctataaatatgCAAATGAACACCCAGATCaccctttaaa GGATGATATCACAAGATATGGCTTGTATTTTACTGAAGATGATGGAGAAGTTGACTGGGATTTACCGTGCTTGGATCCTAGGGAAACGATATCTAAATTTGAATTCACAACGTTAGGTCTTGCCGAAATGAAACCCAGCGATAGGGCGCGACACAACATGTTCAATTGGGTTGAATTAACGAACGAGGAAGATTTTCTAGAAGGtcaaaacgaagaagaagaagttgcCGAAGATTTAGCAAAAATGGAAGGACATACGACTGCTATGGAAGCTCCGTTGTATCAGTCGTACag GGTATACATAATTAATAAAGTCAGGACAAAGACTGAAATATATCTGGGAATATCAGGTGAAAAAATTGAAATCAATCCAATAATAACAGGGAAAGGTGCAGGACGCTTTTGGAATAGGCAAAGAGCTGTTAGTTATCAAATAGACAATATTGCCTGGTGTGAAGTGACAGAAACAAAGGGAACgaaaacaatttttacattAGTTTATACACCACACTCGTCTACTTCCGAAAATATTTTAG TACCCTCTGGACAGTTGCATTCTCTGCATCAATCAGCATCGTTTAAAAACCATGAATTTGAAGCCGATTCGATGACAGCTGAAGAAATTGTCAGAAAAATAAATCATATATTGGAATTACACAATAGCATATCAAGAAAAGAATATCTAtctcaaaaagaaagaaaagcggCGAGACGGAAAAGTTTTCATTTGCATAGATGA